One window of Aspergillus oryzae RIB40 DNA, chromosome 3 genomic DNA carries:
- a CDS encoding L-lactate dehydrogenase (glycolate oxidase), protein MARVRIDPIKLEQLAHEKLSQGGWYYASSNAGMSNTHLANRQAFFRHRIIPRQLVDTNLRDTTTEIFGHHVSAPIGFAPIGINKIYHPSAEAAVAKVAGELNLPYCLSTAGSTPIEKVAEANGQGPRFYQLYMPHDDELTLSLLNRAWKSGFDALILTTDTWQLGWRHDDVANSNYAFYRGTGADLGLTDPVFQKRCREEGIDPEKDIVAASAKWIDSVWHGRAWSWEKIPWLIEQWKKISGGRPFAIKGIQSVADAKKCVEYGVDGIVVSNHAGRQVDGAIASLDALENIANAVGDQIYIMYDSGVRGASDVAKALALGARFVFVGRLWIWGLSIMGEEGVRHVMKSLLADFDIFMCVAGFNSVKELDRSILGMLAIIPERIYPYPGQSLVN, encoded by the exons ATGGCTCGTGTCCGCATAGATCCTATCAAATTGGAGCAGTTGGCTCATGAGAAGCTTAGTCAAGGCGGTTG GTACTATGCATCCTCTAATGCGGGCATGTCCAACACCCACCTGGCGAACCGTCAAGCCTTTTTCCGTCACCGTATCATCCCCCGACAACTAGTAGATACCAACCTGCGAGATACAACTACGGAGATCTTTGGACACCACGTATCAGCCCCAATAGGCTTTGCGCCCATCGGAATCAACAAAATTTACCATccatcagcagaagccgCAGTCGCCAAGGTTGCAGGCGAACTCAATCTCCCGTACTGCCTCTCTACAGCAGGAAGCACACCGATTGAGAAAGTCGCAGAAGCAAATGGCCAAGGTCCCCGGTTCTATCAGCTGTATATGCCGCATGATGACGAGTTGACACTGTCTCTCCTCAACCGGGCATGGAAGTCCGGGTTTGATGCGCTCATCCTCACTACTGACACCTGGCAGCTTGGCTGGCGACATGACGATGTGGCCAATTCCAATTATGCCTTCTACCGCGGGACCGGTGCCGACCTAGGCTTGACAGACCCTGTATTCCAGAAGCGATGTCGCGAAGAAGGTATTGACCCGGAGAAGGACATCGTCGCGGCCTCGGCAAAATGGATTGACTCCGTCTGGCATGGACGTGCATGgtcctgggagaagatccCCTGGTTAATCgaacaatggaagaagatttcCGGTGGAAGACCTTTCGCTATCAAGGGGATCCAGTCGGTCGCAGATGCAAAAAAGTGCGTCGAGTACGGCGTCGACGGTATCGTGGTGAGCAATCATGCCGGTCGGCAGGTGGACGGAGCCATCGCAAGTCTTGATGCACTAGAGAATATTGCCAATGCTGTTGGTGACCAGATTTACATCATGTATGACTCTGGAGTTCGCGGCGCGAGTGATGTCGCGAAAGCGCTGGCGCTGGGTGCCCGGTTCGTGTTTGTCGGCCGGCTCTGGATCTGGGGGCTCAGTAtcatgggagaggagggagtCCGTCATGTTATGAAATCGCTGCTCGCTGACTTTGACATTTTCATGTGTGTTGCGGGATTCAACAGCGTGAAGGAACTTGACCGATCGATTTTAGGTATGCTTGC AATCATACCCGAAAGGATATACCCTTATCCCGGACAAAGTCTTGTGAACTGA